GCAACTTGCTACCCATCACTCATGGATAAGTTCAATGCTGAAATTATCCCTGTGGACTCGAGGGTGGTGGTAGATAGAAATGCAGTAACCAGCCAGGGGCCAGCTACGGCAATTGAATATGCTCTCGCTTTGGTGGAGCAACTATATGGCAAAGAGAAGTCGGAGGAGGTTGCAGGACCCTTGGTAAGCTGCATGCTGTTACATACCTTTTATTTCTCTATATGCTATGTATTATCAGGTGGTGGTGTTACAAACCGATGATCCCTGATTGTTCTTTGTAAACTGTTAGATTTTTCCTGAAGTTCTGCCTATAGTGATTTGGTCAATCATCTGAATGATCCATGGATTGTTCTGACGCGTAAAACATGCTGAACATACTGAAATTGAAAGTTAAACAATGTGTCGCTTTGCTCAGGTCGCTTGAATTATTTCCGTGCAAATTGCATCAAAATCAGCTGCTTAAATTAACATTGCCTAATGATTGTGTGTTTCTTTAAATTCAGTATGTCCGTCCTCAACCTGGAGCTGACTATGTCATAGATGAGTACAATTCAGTTGAGTGGAAATGCAGTGGTACACCTCAGGtatgaaataaaattgaatCCTTCTGTTAAAAAGGGATCCCTAGGTTGCATGAAGAGGTTCTTCTGCCATGGCACAGGTCTTGACCTGCTCAAATATGCTTTTGCTGATGCTATAGGATTTCTTTGTCAGTTTGTAACTAGTTGGTTGGTTCATACATGAATATAACCAAGAATTAGTGAATTATATCAGACCGACATGTGAATAATGATTATGACACCATGGATGATTGTAGTGCTCCCCACTCCTGTCTCCAGGTTCTTGTGCCGGTTGCTAATGGTTCGGAGGAAATGGAAGCTCTTAACTTAATAGATATCTTGCGTAGAGCAGGAGCAAATGTTACTGTTGCATCAGTTGAGGATAAGTTGCAAATCGTGACCCGCCGCCACAAATTTAACCTTATAGCTGATATTATGGTGGAAGAGGCTGCCACAAGGGAATTTGACCTGATTGTCATGCCGGTACATTCCATAGCTGCTGAGTTACTTTTTGATTGATCCGGTGCTACCTCTTTTGAATACTGCGCTGATACTGGTTTTGTATACAGGGTGGCCTGCCAGGTGCTCAAAAGCTCTCTAGTACAAAGGTACTTATAGATTTACTCAAGAAACAGGCAGATTCTAATAAACCATATGGTGCAATATGTGCTTCCCCAGCTTATGTCCTCGAGCCCCATGGTTTATTGAAGGTATTCCCGTGTATATGTACATGAGTATTAATCCCTGTCAGTAGCCAGCTCTCTTTTTTCTAACAAATACAGTACTCCAGTTTCTTAGGCATATAAATGATTGTTCCAGATTAGCAGTCAAGCTGTATTTCCttctgggaaaaaaaaaactatgaagCTGTATTAACCTGGAGCTGTTTCCTCATTTTAGGGGAAAAAGGCAACATCGTTTCCACCGATGGCATATCTGCTTACTGATCAGAGTGCATGTGACAGCAGGGTGGTTGTTGATGGTAACCTCATCACTAGCAAAGCTCCAGGGTCTGCGACAGAGTTTGCCCTTGCCATTGTTCATAAGCTGTTTGGTCGAGAGAAAGCAGTCAGTATAGCGAA
This is a stretch of genomic DNA from Oryza brachyantha chromosome 1, ObraRS2, whole genome shotgun sequence. It encodes these proteins:
- the LOC102712872 gene encoding protein DJ-1 homolog A-like encodes the protein MAAGWTLSMARRAASLPGLLLSRAFGAAAATAPKRVLVPVAAGTEPVEAAATADVLNRAGARVTVATVDPAGDHGLLVEAAFGVKLVADARVADLEGEAFDLIALPGGMPGSANLRDCNVLEKMVKKQADQGGLYAAICAAPAVTLAHWGLLKGLKATCYPSLMDKFNAEIIPVDSRVVVDRNAVTSQGPATAIEYALALVEQLYGKEKSEEVAGPLYVRPQPGADYVIDEYNSVEWKCSGTPQVLVPVANGSEEMEALNLIDILRRAGANVTVASVEDKLQIVTRRHKFNLIADIMVEEAATREFDLIVMPGGLPGAQKLSSTKVLIDLLKKQADSNKPYGAICASPAYVLEPHGLLKGKKATSFPPMAYLLTDQSACDSRVVVDGNLITSKAPGSATEFALAIVHKLFGREKAVSIAKELIFM